The following DNA comes from Teredinibacter haidensis.
CATCTACGCCCGGCTCGTAATAATTGCTCAGACTCCCTACATATTTGAATCCCGCCGCCTGCAGTGGCTGATGAATTAGTGGTAGGTTCGATGGAAAGGTTATAAAAACCTTTCGGCCCCCCTCACCTTTTACAGACCGTAAGCCGAGCAGCAGATCCTCTACGGAAAAACTGCGCTTGCCAAATAAGCCCTTTTTCTCCTTCACAAGCCAGGAAAAAGTGTAGGCACCTTCCGATTCGGCAATTTCGTACAGACCATTAAAACGGATAACCGCCTTTTCATCCTGCACGCCCTCCCCAGCCACTTCCCCGCTAAACTCAGCATCTATCGGCTCGATGGTTTTACCTAAAATCAGTTGGTCTTCACCCTTATCATAAAAATCTATGTTGGTGACTTCCAACTCAAACCCCAGAGACTGGTACAATTTTAGCGCGCGTTCGTATATTTTACCGTCTTCAGGATCTTCATAGTTTGAGACTTTCACAAATACTTTGCGCGTATTTTCTGAACGCAGTTTATCCAGAAGATCGGTCATTATAGCCTTGCCATAGCCTTTGCCACACTGTTCAGCATTAACGTAGGTCCAGGATAACCATGCGGTATTTTCCGTTGCAGGTACTCGCCTGAAGCCGGTAACACCGACGACTTTCTCGTCCACCTCTAAAACAAACTGGTCGTCAAATCCGGAATCTTCATAATCGGCTTCTGCCGCTTCTGCATCATCTTCATCATGGGAATCGATCATTCGAATAACCGCGTGAAGATCGTTCCGATACAAGGGGCGCAGTTTTAACATATACGGTTCTCTTTATTCAGTTTTTTGTATTTTCTAAACAGCAAAACAAACCCAGCCAACACTGCACCCGAAAACAAGCCGCTTATGTGAGCCGCATCGGAAAATTTTCCGAACATGCCGGTTGCCGCGAGCGGAATAAGCGCGAGCAATACCAACGTAAAGGTTCCATCAATACGGTAGGCCGCCCGACGTCCCAACGCTGCCTGCAACCAGCAATAGCTTAACAGGCCATAGACCACACCAGAAAGCCCTCCAAATTGCGGGCCATAAAACCACCATTGGCAGGCATTGGAGGATGCGGCAATCAGTAAAAAGACTAGCGCCAACTCGATACGCGATTCGGCTTCAATTCTGCTGGCAAACAACCACCACAAATAGACATTGGTTAATAAGTGAACCAGCGTGTAGTGCACAAATGTGGGTGTCCACAACTGCCAGAACGCGACATTATTCAACAGTTCCCGGCCAGTCAGCGGCAAAAACCAACTCGAGATAGCCGCAAGGTTTTGGGCGGTAAGCAACAGATAGGGTACGCAGGAAACAATAATCACCAACCAAACAAGAGGATGCCGTCGCAAGGAATCCGGCTGGGGTACGGGGAGCGTTTGCATAAATAGTCAGCCAACTTACTGTCGGTTAGATGGATCGTTCCAGATATCGGCCGCACTTCGGGTTTCCTTCCAGCCGTGGAAAGGATGGTTCAATAACAACTCATCGTCTTTAAACACCCATACCAGCGCCGCGCCACCGAGGAATCCGCCAACATGCGCCCAGAAAGCAACGCCACCACCGGTTGCCCCCATTGACGAGAACGCGCCCAGTAACTGCACCACAATCCAGTAGCCAAGCATGGCCACAGCCGGTACACGGAAAGTGGTAAAAATAATGATCAAGACCACCGCCATATGAACTTTTACGCGAGGGAACAGCATAATGTAAGCCCCCATTACCCCGCCAATAGCACCAGAGGCACCCACCATCGGAATAGCGGAACCGGGGTCGGCGATAACCTGCGCCGCCGCTGCACACACCCCGCAAAGCACGTAAAAAATAACAAAACGTACCGAACCCATGGAATCCTCTACGTTATCGCCAAACACCCAAAGGAACCACATATTACCGAGGATATGCATCCAGCTCCCGTGCATAAACATAGAGCTGAATACGCCCGACCAGCCAGCACCACTGCCAGGACAGGCCTTTTCGGTGCTGTTCAAGAGACCATCGGAAAATAGATCGGCGGGAATCAAGCCGTACTGGCAAACAGAGGCATGCAGTTGATCACCGAAGCCAAACCCCTGCAATAAAAACCAGGCCAGCGCATTGGCCACAATGAGACCGTAGATTGCTATGGGTTTATTTACCTGGGGGTTGTCATCGCGAATCGGAAACATCAATGCCGCCCTCTAGCCAAAGGTTTTTATTATTATGACAGAGCCAGCATCATGCCAGCTCTGTTTGATCATTTGCAGTGGCTAAGGCGTTAAGTAACGGGAGATTTGTCGTTATTACCCGCCTGAATCGCCGTAAGCGCAATAGTGTAAACAATATCATCCACTAATGCTCCGCGGCTCAAATCATTCACGGGTTTTTTCAAGCCCTGCAACACTGGGCCAACACTCAAAACATTAGCGCTGCGCTGTACCGCCTTGTAGGTGGTATTGCCGGTATTGAGATCGGGGAATATAAAGACTGTCGCCCTTCCTGCCACAGGGCTGTTCGGCGCCTTCGACGCCGCCACACTGGCGATCGCCGCCGCATCATATTGGAGAGGGCCATCAATAATCAGGTCTGGGCGCAATTTGCGGGCAATTTCCGTTGCTTCGCGCACTTTATCCACATCACTGCCCGTGCCGGAAACTCCAGTTGAATAGCTGATCATGGCAACGCGTGGTTCGATGCCAAAGGCCACCGCCGATTCAGCTGACTGGATGGCGATATCAGCCAAGTCTTCTGCATTGGGATTAGGGTTTACCGCACAATCACCGTATACCAGGACTTGATCGGGCATTAGCATAAAAAAGATAGACGACACCATGCGACTGTCGGTCTTAGCTTTTATCAGCTGCAATGCAGGACGAATAGTATTGGCAGTGGTGTGGATAGCACCACTGACCAGACCATCTACCTCGTCCTGGGCCAGCATCATAGTGCCCAGTAAAACCTTATCTTCAAGCAGGGCTTCTGCCTGGGGAGGACTAACACCCTTGTGCTTGCGCAACTCCACCATGGGTGCAATATAACGAGGGCGAATTTCATCTGGGTCCAGCACCTCGACGTCATCGGGGAGCTCGAGGCCGTGGGCTTCGGCTACTTGTACAATCTGCTCACGTTTGCCCAACAGCACACAGCGGGCAATTTTCCGCTCGGTACAGATAATCGCAGCCTGAATCGTGCGCGGCTCGGCGCCTTCGGGCAGAACAATTTTTTTGTCTGCCATCTGTGCTTGGCGCACCAAGTGATGGCGAAATGCCGGTGGCGACATGCGCACATCCTGAGGTAATGCCGCGCGAGTTGCCAGCCACTCAGTATTAATGGAGCTGGCTACTTCGTCCATAACTTCCAACATACGAGGTACATCGTTAGCGGGAACTTCGTTGCTCATGCTATCGAGCTGTTGTACCGTCGCCAGAGAATCGTACTCGGTAACCAGTATGGGTAAACCGGTATTAATGGCTCCCATGCAGAGGGCCATCACCCGCTCGTCGGGAATCATATCACCGGTAAACAGAATACCGGCCAACGGCACACCATTCAGAACCGTCTGGGCGGCAGCCAATAAAATATCGGTGCGGTCGCCCGGCGTAACCACCAAGGTGCCAGCCTTAAGAGCATAAAGCATATTCGGTACGGTGCGGGCGCACAGTACAACAGAGTGCACGCGCCGCTGATCGATATGACCGCTGTGGATAACTTTCGCATTCAAATGATTGGCGATATCCAAAGTGCGCGGCGAGACGAAGTTGGGGTTCCAGTGAATAATCCCCAAACAGCGAAAATCTGGATTGCTGAAGATCGGCAGCTTGCGCTTAACCTCATCAAAGGTGCGCTCACGCACCTCCCAGCTATCCAAGCGGTCATCTGTTTGCACGCGCTGGCTCTCTGATGGCGGCGCCCCCACCTTGTTGAGAATACAGCCCAACAAACGGGGGTTTTCAAAACCACCAAACTTGCTGGCAGTGATATTGATGCGCTCATTCAGCTGTGCCGATGAATAATGTTTTTTTGCTGCAACCACAATAATATCGCTGCCGAGCGTGCGAGCAACACGTTGATTCAGCCGTGCGATATAGTCTTCATTTGGCCGGGGAACCAGTCCTTCCACCACCACTACATCCGAATCCAGGGTCGAAGCCTGATAGTTAGTAATCACTTCTTCCATCAGCTGATCGAACTGCCCCTTAGACACTTTGTGCTGAGCATAGGAAAGGCTGATAGATTTACCGGACTGCAATCCCACCGTTTCGCGAATAAGCTGATTGGAGCGCCCCGGCCCACTGTCGGAACCATAAATTTGGGCGATAGGCTTAAAAAAGCTGACGCGTACACCCAGCTGATCCAAGGCCCGAACCAGGCCCAAGCAGACAGAAGTAAGCCCTGTACCCGAAGTTGTGGGCGCCAAATAAAAGCTGTGCATTATTGACCGCCCCCAGTTCCTACTAATAGCAACGCATCGCGGGCGATCATTGCCTCCTCATTGGTTTTCACCACCATGGCTACCGTACTGCCCTCACAGGAAATCACACCACCAAATGTCTCGCCGTTAACCTCATTGCGATCCAAATCGACATTAAACCCAAAAATAGCTAATTGCTCCAACACGCGAGTACGAGTACTGGCATTGTGCTCACCGATTCCGCCAGTAAACACCAAAGCATCGATGCGGGTAAGAGACGTCGCCAGCGCTGCCAACTGCCTTGCAAGACGGAAACAAAAAACCTCAATCGCTAATGCAGCGCCTTCATGATCCTCATCTTCCGCCGCCGTATAAAGCGTACGCATATCATTGCTCAGCTCGGAAAGCCCTAACAGCCCGGATTCGCGATTGAGCATATCGGTAATTTTACTCAGCGACCAACCGAGAGTTTCCTGTAAATACTGATGAAGACTGGGGTCTACATCGCCGGAGCGAGT
Coding sequences within:
- a CDS encoding rhomboid family intramembrane serine protease, which codes for MQTLPVPQPDSLRRHPLVWLVIIVSCVPYLLLTAQNLAAISSWFLPLTGRELLNNVAFWQLWTPTFVHYTLVHLLTNVYLWWLFASRIEAESRIELALVFLLIAASSNACQWWFYGPQFGGLSGVVYGLLSYCWLQAALGRRAAYRIDGTFTLVLLALIPLAATGMFGKFSDAAHISGLFSGAVLAGFVLLFRKYKKLNKENRIC
- the pta gene encoding phosphate acetyltransferase, producing MHSFYLAPTTSGTGLTSVCLGLVRALDQLGVRVSFFKPIAQIYGSDSGPGRSNQLIRETVGLQSGKSISLSYAQHKVSKGQFDQLMEEVITNYQASTLDSDVVVVEGLVPRPNEDYIARLNQRVARTLGSDIIVVAAKKHYSSAQLNERINITASKFGGFENPRLLGCILNKVGAPPSESQRVQTDDRLDSWEVRERTFDEVKRKLPIFSNPDFRCLGIIHWNPNFVSPRTLDIANHLNAKVIHSGHIDQRRVHSVVLCARTVPNMLYALKAGTLVVTPGDRTDILLAAAQTVLNGVPLAGILFTGDMIPDERVMALCMGAINTGLPILVTEYDSLATVQQLDSMSNEVPANDVPRMLEVMDEVASSINTEWLATRAALPQDVRMSPPAFRHHLVRQAQMADKKIVLPEGAEPRTIQAAIICTERKIARCVLLGKREQIVQVAEAHGLELPDDVEVLDPDEIRPRYIAPMVELRKHKGVSPPQAEALLEDKVLLGTMMLAQDEVDGLVSGAIHTTANTIRPALQLIKAKTDSRMVSSIFFMLMPDQVLVYGDCAVNPNPNAEDLADIAIQSAESAVAFGIEPRVAMISYSTGVSGTGSDVDKVREATEIARKLRPDLIIDGPLQYDAAAIASVAASKAPNSPVAGRATVFIFPDLNTGNTTYKAVQRSANVLSVGPVLQGLKKPVNDLSRGALVDDIVYTIALTAIQAGNNDKSPVT
- a CDS encoding GNAT family N-acetyltransferase — protein: MLKLRPLYRNDLHAVIRMIDSHDEDDAEAAEADYEDSGFDDQFVLEVDEKVVGVTGFRRVPATENTAWLSWTYVNAEQCGKGYGKAIMTDLLDKLRSENTRKVFVKVSNYEDPEDGKIYERALKLYQSLGFELEVTNIDFYDKGEDQLILGKTIEPIDAEFSGEVAGEGVQDEKAVIRFNGLYEIAESEGAYTFSWLVKEKKGLFGKRSFSVEDLLLGLRSVKGEGGRKVFITFPSNLPLIHQPLQAAGFKYVGSLSNYYEPGVDEMHFSHDLSNI
- a CDS encoding rhomboid family intramembrane serine protease; amino-acid sequence: MFPIRDDNPQVNKPIAIYGLIVANALAWFLLQGFGFGDQLHASVCQYGLIPADLFSDGLLNSTEKACPGSGAGWSGVFSSMFMHGSWMHILGNMWFLWVFGDNVEDSMGSVRFVIFYVLCGVCAAAAQVIADPGSAIPMVGASGAIGGVMGAYIMLFPRVKVHMAVVLIIIFTTFRVPAVAMLGYWIVVQLLGAFSSMGATGGGVAFWAHVGGFLGGAALVWVFKDDELLLNHPFHGWKETRSAADIWNDPSNRQ